One window of the uncultured Fibrobacter sp. genome contains the following:
- the pyrH gene encoding UMP kinase, whose product MSKFKRILLKLSGEALAGEKGHGIDNQILSDMASEIASIVKQGVQVALVIGGGNLVRGISASAGGMNRAQGDAMGMLGTVMNGLAMQDALDKQGIDSVVMSAIRMEPVCEFFDRRKALKLLSAGSVVIFSAGTGNPFFTTDSCAALRAIESECDVIMKATKVDGIYTADPVKDPTATRFDDISYKEVISRGLKVMDTAAVALCMENNMPIFVFKMEKGNLTRAAINGDLGTLVHC is encoded by the coding sequence ATGTCCAAATTCAAACGCATTCTTCTCAAGCTCAGTGGCGAAGCCCTCGCAGGCGAAAAGGGCCACGGCATCGACAACCAGATTCTTTCTGACATGGCCTCCGAAATCGCATCCATCGTCAAGCAGGGCGTACAGGTTGCGCTCGTGATCGGTGGTGGTAACCTCGTTCGCGGCATTTCCGCTTCTGCAGGCGGCATGAACCGTGCCCAGGGCGATGCTATGGGCATGCTCGGCACCGTGATGAACGGCCTTGCCATGCAGGACGCTCTCGACAAGCAGGGCATTGACTCCGTGGTGATGTCGGCCATCCGCATGGAACCGGTCTGCGAATTCTTCGACCGTCGCAAGGCGCTCAAGCTCCTCTCTGCGGGTTCCGTGGTGATCTTCTCTGCGGGTACGGGTAACCCCTTCTTCACGACAGACAGCTGCGCTGCTCTCCGCGCTATCGAAAGCGAATGTGACGTCATCATGAAGGCGACCAAGGTCGATGGCATCTACACCGCAGACCCGGTCAAGGATCCGACGGCAACCCGCTTCGACGATATCAGCTACAAGGAAGTCATTTCCCGCGGCCTCAAGGTTATGGACACCGCAGCAGTCGCCCTCTGCATGGAAAACAACATGCCTATCTTCGTGTTCAAGATGGAAAAGGGAAACCTCACCCGCGCCGCTATCAACGGCGAC